The Eubacterium maltosivorans genome includes the window GTCATGCCTTGGTAAAAATCGAGTTGAATCTGATTTCCGAAGGGATCAATAATGGTTATCATTAGAATTCGAAGATGGCATCCAGCTCTTCATCAATTAAGTCGAACTGAGAACCGGTCGCTCTGGATCGCTCTTCATAGAAAAAGGAAGGCAGCCTGTCATCTGCAACGGTCATTCCTGCCAGCGTATTGAATTTCTTTTCCGTCAACAGACATCTGACGCCCAGTCCCAGAAGATCGGCGGGCTTCCAGCTTCCGCCATAAAGTCCTTCCATCATTTCAGCAAGATGGGGCACCCCTGGAATACAGTTGGAAAAAGCAAAAAGACACATCATACTGTCTGCAAAGCACAGTACAGACTGCAGCTTATTTGAGGCATAGGCCTGCCCTGCGCGTCCAGCGTCATCAAAGGCCCGGCCCATAGTCAGCCCTGCGGTATGATCGGCCCCCTGAGGACTGGTGGAGTAGGTAACCCCTGTTCCCTTTGTATTCCTGGGATCATACCCTGCCAGAGCCTGATGTTTAACAACAGGGATGCGCTCACAGCCAAGGTATTTTCCAGCGCTTTCACAACCGTTTCCCAGCACCATACCAAATTCCGTACCATCACGCACTTCCTCAAGCAACGCGTAGGCCGCTGCCTTGTCTCCCCATTTCAGCTTGCCTGCTTCCATACAAACTGCGATCCCTGTCCCCATTTCGATGGTATCAATTCCCATGTCATCACAAAGATGATCCATGCGCGCAATCATATCTAAGTCGGTAATCATGCAGTTGGGTCCAAAGAGCGCTACCGTCTCGTACTCAAATCCTGATGTCAGGTAATCGCCTTTTTCATCATTATAAACATTGGAGCACTGCACCACGCAGCCTGGCTGGCAGGGCTTTTTGTTACAGCCGCCCCGCTTGGCCAGGTTGGTCAAAAAGGTCTGAGCGCCAACGCCCCTGCAGTCCGCTATCAGACGGCCTGAAAAATTTTGAACCGGTAGTATTCCTGTTTTACTGGTCGACTCAATGGTTGATATGGTTCCAATATTATGAAAAGGATCCTTCGATGCGCCAGAAGCGATCATTTTATTAATTTTTCCACAGGCTTTTTTAAAAAGTGCCTCATCAACATATTCTGGTTTGTAAGTCTTTATGGCTTTTGCAATAACAATTCCTTTCAGTCCCTTACTTCCCATGACTGCGCCAACACCTCCGCGCCCCGCAGCCCGGGATGGGTAACCTTCTCCAAACTCTGTCACCTGAATAGAGGCCGCTTTATATTGGCGCTCTCCAGCCTGACCGATAGACATAATCGCAATTTTTTCACCATATTTTTGACGCATCGCTGCGCTAAAAGCATAATTACCCATCAACTGGTAATGGGAGGCATCCTCCAATGAAACCTGCCCTTCTGGGTCAATATATAAATAATACAGACCGTCTGACTGACCTAGAACCTCAATCAGCTTTACCCCCTGACCTGCCATCAGCGTTGCTGCCCAGCCTCCAACGCTGCTTTCTTTAATGCCTCCAGTCAACGGGCTTTTTGTACCTACCGAAAGTCGCCCGGCAGTCGTCATTGGTGTGCCCGCAAATAGCGTCGTACAAAAGATAATCCTGTTTTCTGGCCCTAAAGCATCACAGGTTGGCTGGACATTTCGGATTAAATACTCCGCTACCAGGGACCGGGCGCCCAGAAAATGGTATTCCTCATCCAAAGGCAATTTGTTGACTGAAAGCGTATCCATCTCCAATGTTATTTTATTCCACATGGTTCATTCTCCTCTCTCATTATGCGTCATAAGCATGCAGAAGCAGCTCATGTACTTTTGAAGCGCTGATACGATAAGGTATAATCGCATACCCGATATCTTGGGTTACCGCTTTTGCGATATCCCCCAGAGGCTCTTTGGGAATATCCAGTTCTTTCATATTTGGCATTCCAGCTTTTTTCAAAAAACATCGGATGGCTTCACGGGCTATTTCTCCCACTGTTATATTATCCGCATCCTGGGGCACCTCTACACCCATACAGTCACAAATTTCACGAACCTTATGTGCTTCTGTTTTTGCCGTATAGCAAATGACCTCCGGAAGCGCCAGAGAACAGGCAATGCCATGCGGGAGGTGAAATAACGCACCAAAGGTATGACCGATGGAATGTCCCATATGTACCAGTGCGTTGGTAAAGGCCATTCCAGCAAAGGTTGAAGCTAAAATCATATGCTCACGAGCGTCCAAATTTTTTCCGTCCTCAATTGCAACCGGAAGCCATTTAACGATCATTCGAATAGCTTCCCGCGCAAGCGCGTCTGCCATTGGGTTAGCCTGTCCGCCAGTCAGCGACTCTACCGCGTGAGCAAAGGCATCGACACCTGTAGCCGCAGTCATTTTAGGTGGAAGCCCCAGCGTAAGGTCCGGATCCACAATCGCTAAATTAGCCAGGCATACCGGCGAAACAACGCTGTCCTTTTTTTTCTGCGCCACAAGGGAAATAACACACATATTTGTCACCTCACTGCCCGTGCCGCTTGTTGTAGGAATAAATACCATTTTCACTCCTGGCTTCAGTCCATTCTGAACGCCGCCACAATAATTGCTGATCGGAGGTGGATTATTGATCAGCACATTGACACCTTTAGCTGTATCGATCGCGCTTCCTCCACCAACAGCTACAATACTGTCGATGCCTGCTTTCCTTGCTTCTTCTGCCGCAGCCTCTACCATCGTATCCGGCGGATCCGGCACCACGCCGTCAAAAATCACGGTTTCCAGCCCCGCTTCGTGTAAACTGTCCAGAATGCGATCCGCGATGCCAGTATCCTTCATTCCTTTGTCATAAATGACCAACGTTTTTGAGCATCCCATTTCCCGCACTTTCATGCCGGTACGCATTGATGAACCGCTTCCCATAATAACGGGTACAAAAATCTCATACGATGTAATCATCTTTTTCACTCCTTTTTATTTTTATCCGATTGTTTTTCCGATGCTTTTATGATATCATCATCTTTGAATAATGTATATCGGTTACAAGACTGAAAAAACGTTAGAAATTTGTGCATATTGCCTAAATCTTATGCTCAGACTTCAATATGCGTTTTTCTGATAAGGAGGAATCCACTTTGCAGACAAATGAACTTTATCCGGCTGTCAAGCCTTTTATACAGGAGGATTTACTTAAATTTATCGATCTGGCCAGCAATGCTTCGGATATGGAACGCATTTTAAATACTGCTGCACGTTATATTGGAAACGCGCTGATCCTCATTGATCTCTTCGGCGCTGTGCTGTGCTATTCCAGCGATTTTGAAATTCTGGATCCTTTGTGGGCCGAAAACATCCGTCAAGGTTCATACACTGGCGATTTTTCACGTAAGGTCCGTGCCAATAATTCCATGCAGGACTGGAGCCGCACCGGCCAGCCTGTGCAGGAGATTACTCTGGAAGGCGATATGCAGCCTAAGCTCGTCGCACGAATCGAAGAAGACCGGCACGTAATGGCTGCCCTGGTGATGGTTGCCCATCATACCCCCATTTGCAGCATGCACCAACAGACACTTCCCATACTGGCAAAGCTGATTTACAGCGCTTACACCCGAAACCATCCGCAGGCACCCGTATCTCTACAGGACATGCCCTACGCCGCCGCGCTTTTTGCACTGCTTGACAACGCTTCAGACAATGGTCCCACCAATCTGGACAGCCTTGATTTTCCCGCAGAAATGCAGGCTGTAACCGCGCGCCTGGTCGACCGGTATGACAATCGATATATTAAGCGGGCCTTTTCGCAGGAAATGCAAGGTATTTTTCCTGAAGGGCATCTCGTCCAGAAAAAGGGATATATTTGCGCGCTCACCTCAGGCGTCGCTCCTGTCCAACATGAGGCTCTTGAAAAATTAGCGTTGCAAGACAATGCACGTATAGGAATCAGCTGGCGTTTTTCAGATATTATGGATTTTCATCACTACTTTAACCAATCGGTCAGCGTTATTAAACTCGCTGAAAAGCATCAGGATAAAAATCGCGTTGTAAATTTTACAAACTATGCCTTTTATGCTCTGCTTGAAAACTATACGGGTAAATATCCGCTGGACTGGTACTGCCATCCTGCCCTAACACAGCTAAGACTTCATGATCAAAGCCATCATACGGAATATTATGAAACGTTACGTACTTTTATGATCACAAGGTGTAATCAGAAACAATCAGCTGAACAGCTCTTTATTCATCGTAACACGCTCCAATACCGGTTGAACCGAATTACTGCCCTTACTGGTCTGGATTTATCCGAAAGCATGACCACTTGGGTTTTACTCATATCTTTTGCCATTGAAAAATACAAAAGCTAACGTTTTTTAAAGACAAAACCTCAACAGCAATAATGGCAGCACCAAAAGAGCCGAAAGTCCAAACAGGAACTTCCGGCTCTCAAAGCTGTTCATTCTATCACTTTTCTATTTTTTCTTTTTAACGGATAAAATTGGTGTATACTGTTTCCTCTTTTTGAGGTATTCCATACTGCTCCTTGCCAAGGGCAATGGATTTTATGAGAAATGCCATATTTTCAGCCAGGGTTCTCATGATTTGCAGGCCCTCAAGATCTTCAGCCGCTTCATCCGCGTTTCTGCCGTGCAGGCTGTTCCAATACTGTCCAGACGCCACTGGCATTCCGCTGATCGTAAAATATTTATTTAGCTCGTCAAAGGTCGCCGACAGGCCGCCGCGCCTGGCTGTGACAACGCTCGCCCCCACCTTCATGGTTTTATCAAAGGGCGTGCTGTAAAAAAGCCGGTCCAAAAGAGCCACCATCGTCGCATTGGCCGACGCGTAATAGACCGGGCTGGAAACGACCAGTCCATCTGCTTTTTCAAATTTGGGAGCAATTTCATTTACCAGGTCATCAAAGGTACAATTTCCATGCTCTCTGCAGTAATTACAGGCAATACAGCCTCTGACCGCTTTGTTCCCCACCTGAACCAGCTCTGTTTCAATTCCGTTCTTCTCAAATACTCCAGTCATTTCCGCCAGAGCCTTATAACCTGCGCCGCCTGTATGAGGGCTGCCGTTAAGTAATAACACGTTCATCTAACTAGCCTCCTTGTTTTTAAGAACCTTTCAGTCCTTAATCTTTCTTGTTTAAGTATAAAACAATATCAGCTGCGTAGCAAACAGATTTTAAAAATCTTATTTGAAATCAGGTCATATCGTCCCGAAGCGCGTCGATAATGTTTTCTTTTTTGATGCTCCGGGTCGCATACAGCATTGTGATGAACACCAGAAAAAACACACCGATTACGCTGATAATAAGACTGGCCCAGGGGAAGATAAAGCCGATCTTTGCGCCGCCGGCATCCATGCCCCTGTAAATCAGCCATGAAAGCAATACCGCTATGGGTACGCCAAACAGCAATGTCTTCATACCGAAAAAGGCACACTCAAAATTCATCATTTTACTAAAATCGCGGTCCGACATTCCCACAGAGCGCAGCATGGCAAACTCCCGTCTGCGAAGCTTGATATTTGTGGAGATTGTGTTAAACACATTGGCTGTGGCGATCAGCGAGATCATGAAGACAAAAACATAGGTAAACACATCCACAACGAACACGATATTGCGGTTTTGCTCAAATATTTCATTCGCATTATACAGGCTGTAATTCGCGGTAATCCCCTCGCTCTGGATGACTGTTTTCATCTCAGCCACCGACTGTGCAGCATTATCTGACCGGAAAGTCAGGCCTGTTACAGCGTCACTCCCTGGCTCAAAATTACTTTTCAGCTGATAAGGGGCGATGATCATAAAGGTAGCGCTTTTCACCTGGGCGGATTGTCTTGGGATTCCGTCTACCGGTATGGTATCGACAAAGGTCAGGCTTACAGTCTTACCCTGATCCTGCGCAGTCCCGTCGTCTGCTCCAGGCACAACGGTGAAATCCATGGAGGTATTGTCAAACATATTGTACAGCGAACGCTTTCCCGATTGTTCGCTGTCCCCTTTCGCCTTGGCAACAGCTGTCATTTTCGCGTTCTGTCCGGTATACTCCTCTGCGGGCAGCCCCAGATCTTTGATAAAATCCAGATAAACGCTGTCCTCAACAAACTGGATTTCCATTGGCAGGGCTACTGTTTCATCCGGGGAAGCCAGACCAAGGGCTTCGCGGTAGCGTTCTGAAAAATCACTGGCTCTGGCTGTGCATGAATAGGTTGACACCGCCTGATATGAGCTCTCATAGACCCCTTCCACCGCTTTCAATTTATCATAAAGCCGGAACAGCTGGCTTTCATCCATATTCTGAGTAGTAAAGCAGATGTCATAATCTGAATCGACAACAGACTGCTTGGCTGCCTGCTTAAGGCTTTCCCCAAAGGCATTGGCCGATACAAACAGTACTACGCTCAGGGTAAGAGACAGCACAATACTGCGGTAACGTTTTTTATTTCTCTTGAAGTTTTTTAGGGCAAGCATTCCTTCCAGGCCATAAACACGCTGTGCGAAATCCGATGTTTTCACAGCTTTGGAATCGATTTTGACTTCATTTGTCTGGCGTATACTCTCCAGCACCGGTCTTTTCGCGGCCTTCCGCGCCGGAATATAGGCCGAAATTAAAATCGTGATCATGCTGATAACTGCAGAGGCGATAAGGGCCGGCACAGATATTGTTAAGGTCAGAGGCACATCGGTTAAGAGAATATTCCTGAAATTGCCAGCGATGACAGAAATCACAAGGGTAATACTTCCAATGCCGACAGCCAGGCCAATGGGGATGCCGACCACACCGATACAGAGTCCCTCGAATAACACAGAATTCCGAAGCTGCTTTGATGTGGCGCCCACGGATGCGAGTATCCCAAACTGGCGCGTACGCTCATTAAGCGAGATGTTAAAGGCGTTGTAGATCAGAAAAACTGAACCCAGCATAATCAGAAGAACCAGGATACTGCCAACAGAATATAACAGCGTGTTAAACAGCGTGTCATCCGAAAGTCCCATAAAACGCAGCACATAATCATTAAGAATTGTGTTGT containing:
- a CDS encoding flavodoxin family protein, with the translated sequence MNVLLLNGSPHTGGAGYKALAEMTGVFEKNGIETELVQVGNKAVRGCIACNYCREHGNCTFDDLVNEIAPKFEKADGLVVSSPVYYASANATMVALLDRLFYSTPFDKTMKVGASVVTARRGGLSATFDELNKYFTISGMPVASGQYWNSLHGRNADEAAEDLEGLQIMRTLAENMAFLIKSIALGKEQYGIPQKEETVYTNFIR
- a CDS encoding iron-containing alcohol dehydrogenase: MITSYEIFVPVIMGSGSSMRTGMKVREMGCSKTLVIYDKGMKDTGIADRILDSLHEAGLETVIFDGVVPDPPDTMVEAAAEEARKAGIDSIVAVGGGSAIDTAKGVNVLINNPPPISNYCGGVQNGLKPGVKMVFIPTTSGTGSEVTNMCVISLVAQKKKDSVVSPVCLANLAIVDPDLTLGLPPKMTAATGVDAFAHAVESLTGGQANPMADALAREAIRMIVKWLPVAIEDGKNLDAREHMILASTFAGMAFTNALVHMGHSIGHTFGALFHLPHGIACSLALPEVICYTAKTEAHKVREICDCMGVEVPQDADNITVGEIAREAIRCFLKKAGMPNMKELDIPKEPLGDIAKAVTQDIGYAIIPYRISASKVHELLLHAYDA
- a CDS encoding ABC transporter permease, whose protein sequence is MNIFNKVTLQSLKKSRTRTIVTIIGVVLSAAMITAVATFAVSLQNYLINSSAVKYGSWHVEFLDVDSVFLQERSHDKGVRDTATIENIGYAALNDGKNPDKPYLFVTGFNEKAFKDLPIKMISGRLPQNSGEVLIPVHLSANGGVNYAVGDTLSLAVGDRVNGSGRLTQHTPYNPEDGSEAVVPKAEKIYTVVGICERPSFEEAAAPGYTLITASDPADQADSFNVFVTLDNPREVQSYAKDKAGGYNTILNDYVLRFMGLSDDTLFNTLLYSVGSILVLLIMLGSVFLIYNAFNISLNERTRQFGILASVGATSKQLRNSVLFEGLCIGVVGIPIGLAVGIGSITLVISVIAGNFRNILLTDVPLTLTISVPALIASAVISMITILISAYIPARKAAKRPVLESIRQTNEVKIDSKAVKTSDFAQRVYGLEGMLALKNFKRNKKRYRSIVLSLTLSVVLFVSANAFGESLKQAAKQSVVDSDYDICFTTQNMDESQLFRLYDKLKAVEGVYESSYQAVSTYSCTARASDFSERYREALGLASPDETVALPMEIQFVEDSVYLDFIKDLGLPAEEYTGQNAKMTAVAKAKGDSEQSGKRSLYNMFDNTSMDFTVVPGADDGTAQDQGKTVSLTFVDTIPVDGIPRQSAQVKSATFMIIAPYQLKSNFEPGSDAVTGLTFRSDNAAQSVAEMKTVIQSEGITANYSLYNANEIFEQNRNIVFVVDVFTYVFVFMISLIATANVFNTISTNIKLRRREFAMLRSVGMSDRDFSKMMNFECAFFGMKTLLFGVPIAVLLSWLIYRGMDAGGAKIGFIFPWASLIISVIGVFFLVFITMLYATRSIKKENIIDALRDDMT
- a CDS encoding aldehyde ferredoxin oxidoreductase C-terminal domain-containing protein — encoded protein: MWNKITLEMDTLSVNKLPLDEEYHFLGARSLVAEYLIRNVQPTCDALGPENRIIFCTTLFAGTPMTTAGRLSVGTKSPLTGGIKESSVGGWAATLMAGQGVKLIEVLGQSDGLYYLYIDPEGQVSLEDASHYQLMGNYAFSAAMRQKYGEKIAIMSIGQAGERQYKAASIQVTEFGEGYPSRAAGRGGVGAVMGSKGLKGIVIAKAIKTYKPEYVDEALFKKACGKINKMIASGASKDPFHNIGTISTIESTSKTGILPVQNFSGRLIADCRGVGAQTFLTNLAKRGGCNKKPCQPGCVVQCSNVYNDEKGDYLTSGFEYETVALFGPNCMITDLDMIARMDHLCDDMGIDTIEMGTGIAVCMEAGKLKWGDKAAAYALLEEVRDGTEFGMVLGNGCESAGKYLGCERIPVVKHQALAGYDPRNTKGTGVTYSTSPQGADHTAGLTMGRAFDDAGRAGQAYASNKLQSVLCFADSMMCLFAFSNCIPGVPHLAEMMEGLYGGSWKPADLLGLGVRCLLTEKKFNTLAGMTVADDRLPSFFYEERSRATGSQFDLIDEELDAIFEF
- a CDS encoding helix-turn-helix domain-containing protein, producing the protein MQTNELYPAVKPFIQEDLLKFIDLASNASDMERILNTAARYIGNALILIDLFGAVLCYSSDFEILDPLWAENIRQGSYTGDFSRKVRANNSMQDWSRTGQPVQEITLEGDMQPKLVARIEEDRHVMAALVMVAHHTPICSMHQQTLPILAKLIYSAYTRNHPQAPVSLQDMPYAAALFALLDNASDNGPTNLDSLDFPAEMQAVTARLVDRYDNRYIKRAFSQEMQGIFPEGHLVQKKGYICALTSGVAPVQHEALEKLALQDNARIGISWRFSDIMDFHHYFNQSVSVIKLAEKHQDKNRVVNFTNYAFYALLENYTGKYPLDWYCHPALTQLRLHDQSHHTEYYETLRTFMITRCNQKQSAEQLFIHRNTLQYRLNRITALTGLDLSESMTTWVLLISFAIEKYKS